The stretch of DNA GGAAATAAACAATCCGCAATCCGCAATCCGCAATCCGCAATAAAAAAGGGGGGTGACTTAAAAGATGGCCGATGAGATAACGGTAGAACAGTTGGCCGATGATATGTATGATCTGGTGAAAAAGGCTGAGGGGAAGAAAAAGTATAAGCCTAACGATCTCATCAAGGAAGTGATAACCAAATATGGTGATAAGGTCGATAAAAAAGATGGTAAAGAAGCGATAAAATTGCTCATGGATTCTGAAAGATGCGTCTACAGCTACGCGGGCGGGAGTTTCGTAGAGCTGGCCAAATAATTGAACCACGAATGGGCCCGAATAGAAGAAATTGTAACTATTCAGCCACGGATTTACACAGATGAAACACTGATTTTTTGTAAGCGTTCAGCCACTAAGGCACAAACTCGATGCTCGATGCTGGATACTGGATCCTTTACCAGCATCCAGCATCGAAGATCGAGCATCCAGCATCGAACATCGAGCATCGAGCATCCAGCATCCAGCCTCATGGGATGAACGGTTATGAATCGTTTAAATTCAAATGCTCCTGTGATAATATCCCTGGTTATTTTTATGCTTTAACTCATTCTATTTTATCCGTGCTAATCCGTGTTAATCAGTGGCTGAATGGTTACAAGAAATTAACCTCTTCTTCATAACTCGGGGTACCTCGGTTATCGGTTATCGGTAAGGCGTAACCAGTAATCAGTGGCTATTGATCACCGATCACCGATCTTAGTGTGTATTCGTGGCTAATTGAAGGAGGATGCGATGGCGATTGTTCTTAAAAAAAGAAAGAGGAAACTTGGTGTCTGCTTTGTGGGTAAGGCCGGCGTAGAGGTTTCCACGCTGCGGCCTAAGTATACGCTTAAGACCCCCCCTTGCACCTTCACCTGCCCCAGTTCAATAGACATCAGGGGATATTTGACCACCATTGCCCAGTCAGAGAATTATGGCCGGAGTGTTGCGGAGTCCTTAAAGGAGGCGTGGTATATTTTAACGGATAAGAACCCGCTGCCGGCGGTGTGTGGACGGGTCTGTCCCCATCCTTGTGAGACAGAGTGTAACCGGAAGGAAAAGGATGAGGCGGTTTCGATCAACAGTATGGAGCGCTTCATCGGTGACTACGGGATCAAGCATAATCTGGCTCACAAGAGGCTTTATCCTGATACCTACCCCGATAAGGTGGCGGTCATCGGTTCGGGCCCTTCGGGCCTCTCCTGTGCCTACCATTTAGCCAGAAGGGGATACGCCGTCACGCTCTTTGAGGCCTTTGAGAAATCTGGTGGGATGCTTCGCTACGGCATTCCCAGGTATCGTCTGCCGGAAGAGGTCTTAGATGCGGAAGTCCAGAAGATTCTGGACCTGGGTGTGGAGATCAAATACCACACCAGGGTTGGCCAGGATATCTCCTGGGAAGATCTAAGGAACAAGTATAATGCTGTATACGTAGCCATTGGCGCCCATATTGGCTGGAACCTGGGTGTGCCTGGTGAAGATGCCTCCAATGTATTTACCGGCGCTGACTTTCTGCATCGGATCAACTCCAGAAAAGATGACACGCCGCTTGAGGGGTTGAGGCAGGGTAAGAAGGTCATTGTCATTGGCGGCGGAAACAGCGCGATTGATGCCGCCAGGGTCTCAAGGCGGTTTGGAGCCGAGGTGACCATCCTTTATCGAAGGACCCGTAATGAGATGCCGGCCATAGAGCATGAGATTGTGGGGGCTGAAGAGGAAGGGATAGTCTTTGAATTTCTGGCCGCCCCGATTGAGGTCCTGCGGGAGGGAGATAAGGCCATCGGACTTAAGTGCCAGCGAATGGAATTGGGTGAGCCGGATGAGAGCGGCCGGCGAAGACCGGTTCCCATCGAGGGTTCTGAGTTTGAAGTCCCGGCTTCGACTATCATTGCCGCCATCAGCCAGCAGCCTGACTTTACCGGATTAGAAGAACTAAGGAATGAGAAAGGCTGGATTACGGTGGATGATAATGGCCTGACCGAAAGTGAGGGTGTCTATGCCGGCGGTGATGTGACCAACCAGCTTGGTTTAGTCACTGAGGCGATTGGCCTGGGCAGACGGGCAGCCATCAGCATGGATAACTACCTAAGGGAAAGAGAGCCAGCGAAGGTGGCTGAACTTCCAGTGGTTCGCCCTGACAAGATGAATCTCAATTACTATGACCCCCTACCGCGGACACCCACCAGAATTCTGGCCGCCTCTGAACGGATAGGCAACTTCTCGGAGATAGCTTTTACCTGGGATGAGTCGGAGGCCACCGCCGAGTCTAAAAGATGCCTTTCCTGCGGGCTTTGCTATGACTGCGACAATTGCTACAGCTACTGCTCAGACAGCGCCGTAAAGAAACTGTCCAAGGACTTGCCCAGAGGCGAGCACTATGAGTTCGACTTAGTACTTTGTCAAGGCTGCAAAAAGTGTGCCGAGGAATGCCCTTGCGGGTATGTTGATATGCTGTAGCTTCGGATATCCCGAAGGCTTACGAGTTAAGTAACCGTTCACCTCACCACGGAGACACAGAGACACTGAGAAAAATCTAAAATCATTCTCTGTGTCTCCGTGGTGAACGATTACGAAAAAATTTTTCTGGACAAGCGGAGGCATTTTGTGGTATAGTTTTATAGTAACTACTCAGCCTCTATATAGTAGCCTTACCTAGCGAAACCACAACATATTGTGTTTAGGTGTTTAAAAGTTAGCTAAAATTCCTAAAAAACGGCTTTCTATGCAACCTATAAAAGGAGACGAACCACAATATATTGTGTTCTGTAAGCTTCAAAATCAATATGTGGTGGCTGAGTAGTTACGTTTTATAACCGATGGGGAAAAGAAGCGTAAGTGTTTAAGAACAATCCTTTAATCTTTGTGTCTTCGTGTCTTTGTGGCTGAATAGTTACTAAGGAAATAAAGAAATGAAAGAGTCATTAAGATATTTAAATAATGCAAAAGAGATATTAAAAACTATTCCCATTGAGGATAATACTTATCTTGATATTAAGTCTGTCCGAGAAGCTTTTGCAACAGCATATTTAGCCATTCTTGAGGCAATAAATGAATATTTGATTGGAAAAAAGCAAGTTACAAAGAAAGAGCTTCCAAAGTCAGTGGATGGATATAGAGAAGTATTAAGAAAGCATCTGGCTG from bacterium encodes:
- a CDS encoding NAD(P)-binding protein — its product is MAIVLKKRKRKLGVCFVGKAGVEVSTLRPKYTLKTPPCTFTCPSSIDIRGYLTTIAQSENYGRSVAESLKEAWYILTDKNPLPAVCGRVCPHPCETECNRKEKDEAVSINSMERFIGDYGIKHNLAHKRLYPDTYPDKVAVIGSGPSGLSCAYHLARRGYAVTLFEAFEKSGGMLRYGIPRYRLPEEVLDAEVQKILDLGVEIKYHTRVGQDISWEDLRNKYNAVYVAIGAHIGWNLGVPGEDASNVFTGADFLHRINSRKDDTPLEGLRQGKKVIVIGGGNSAIDAARVSRRFGAEVTILYRRTRNEMPAIEHEIVGAEEEGIVFEFLAAPIEVLREGDKAIGLKCQRMELGEPDESGRRRPVPIEGSEFEVPASTIIAAISQQPDFTGLEELRNEKGWITVDDNGLTESEGVYAGGDVTNQLGLVTEAIGLGRRAAISMDNYLREREPAKVAELPVVRPDKMNLNYYDPLPRTPTRILAASERIGNFSEIAFTWDESEATAESKRCLSCGLCYDCDNCYSYCSDSAVKKLSKDLPRGEHYEFDLVLCQGCKKCAEECPCGYVDML
- a CDS encoding DUF5618 family protein, with translation MKESLRYLNNAKEILKTIPIEDNTYLDIKSVREAFATAYLAILEAINEYLIGKKQVTKKELPKSVDGYREVLRKHLAVHNGKLMREFEMLGRFITVQFSVKPCG